The Kordia sp. SMS9 genome window below encodes:
- a CDS encoding YdeI/OmpD-associated family protein: protein MIHEGTQPLQKRGSYYHLEVAAEVVHQWEKKRATRLICTIDDHVTLHCGLNHLGNGDFYIMLAKRYIQKIGKEAGEMIAYKLEIDPNPLGVEIPEVLEVFLAQDPDAQTIFDKLTDGRKRTLIFSILRIKNIDKQVESILKFLQAEHEKQRAKKSNW, encoded by the coding sequence ATGATTCACGAAGGCACGCAACCATTACAGAAACGCGGTAGTTATTACCATTTGGAAGTCGCTGCTGAAGTTGTGCATCAGTGGGAAAAGAAACGCGCCACACGCTTAATTTGCACAATTGATGATCATGTAACTTTACATTGCGGACTGAATCATTTAGGAAATGGCGATTTTTACATTATGCTTGCCAAAAGATATATTCAAAAAATTGGCAAAGAAGCTGGTGAAATGATAGCTTACAAATTGGAAATTGATCCAAATCCGCTTGGCGTGGAAATTCCCGAAGTATTGGAAGTGTTTTTAGCCCAAGATCCTGACGCACAAACAATTTTTGACAAGTTAACCGATGGACGCAAACGCACGTTGATTTTTAGCATTTTACGCATTAAAAATATTGATAAGCAAGTAGAAAGTATCCTAAAGTTTCTACAAGCAGAACACGAAAAACAACGCGCCAAAAAAAGTAATTGGTAA
- a CDS encoding DUF3822 family protein, producing METTKRNNIEHTSFNKLSIQISLDGLSFCILHAVTNEITALRHFQFDEVTNPLQLEKEVTHIFEQEASLLNQPFEAVTVSHINTLSTFVPKPLFSDKHLADYLKYNNKILPNDYITFDVVTNNDMVNVYIPYVNINNLFFEKYGAFHYKHFATILLENIFQSATTSEEATVYVHVQKTHFEIIVIQQKKLLFYNSFEYVSSEDFIYYLLFSLEQLQLNTNTLQLFFLGAIDKSDVLYTVTYTYVRHVDFLDKKYGFDFHESVTKPKSHHDFTLLTNF from the coding sequence TTGGAGACAACAAAAAGAAATAACATAGAACACACAAGTTTTAATAAGTTGTCCATTCAGATTTCTCTGGATGGACTTTCTTTTTGCATCCTACATGCAGTAACAAACGAAATTACGGCATTGCGCCATTTTCAATTTGATGAAGTAACAAATCCGCTGCAGCTAGAAAAAGAAGTAACACATATTTTTGAGCAAGAAGCTTCCCTACTCAATCAACCTTTTGAAGCAGTGACGGTAAGTCACATCAACACACTTTCTACATTTGTACCGAAACCTTTATTTTCAGACAAACATTTAGCAGATTATTTAAAATACAACAATAAAATACTACCCAACGATTATATTACGTTCGATGTTGTAACCAATAATGACATGGTCAACGTGTATATTCCGTATGTGAATATTAATAATCTATTTTTTGAAAAATATGGCGCGTTTCATTATAAACATTTTGCCACTATTTTGTTAGAAAATATTTTTCAATCTGCCACAACTTCCGAAGAAGCAACCGTATATGTACACGTGCAAAAAACACATTTTGAAATTATAGTAATTCAACAAAAGAAGTTACTATTCTACAATTCGTTTGAATATGTTTCTTCCGAAGATTTTATTTATTATTTACTTTTTTCTTTAGAGCAATTACAATTAAACACCAATACGCTTCAACTGTTCTTTTTGGGTGCTATTGATAAAAGTGATGTGTTGTATACAGTCACGTACACGTATGTACGCCATGTTGATTTTTTAGATAAGAAGTATGGCTTTGACTTCCACGAAAGTGTGACAAAACCTAAAAGTCATCACGATTTCACCTTACTAACCAATTTTTAG
- a CDS encoding RICIN domain-containing protein, with protein sequence MRTFSHTFKNYCFVVFCCLISLPIFAQEPVKEGQWYVIQSYKKQLVLQTQQPFQNNGVAVILGRYNTKDHSLFKFEAVGNGYYIIRSKQSNKVIDIRGGSQKNGAVVQMWNQANVENQKFKLGRATGDGYYYITAKHSNKSIAAAAGFNMGSTVIQKYGDGLSNAMFKLIPYTPKKPKPQPKPKPQSVTKSIQPKLIAPVTGQVVENRKGNSIKFQWEKVPNATQYQLFVEHSNKKDKLLNSYFKENYYNLELSEVLPAKLAKGAWGWWVRAKIGNEWTKWSKPNTIYFKQATPTRPTVMLNSPQQNATLANGKENNSATYIWDFDWADVPKSEQYEILVSHPNDAGKSFRKTTPVSKYQLIQRNHRKTNELIGWTWKVRVFSNGYYGNWSTPRTFNVERPKKQNTPVNPTPVVTDDLLTQNKNNFSKIWKNKHFAKISNKVSTKNTLSGYDMNSKKFAMNATNTDWRVRSLGGNTYQLQVYINGKFWSLAAANDRKGNVLLANNNRYDKFQQWEITQQADGYYRITNIGMRLEQYEIDDTLFYDSKNNDFFVSKWKEGKTANGRWYFDAKQPIKNLSDPLENRTFSMSSAVNGKKVCIAFVWTSDATGYNKLDFCRDNENSFFKFEKTVRGTYLIKIKKSANNYDEWNYLADDLAQHEIERYKNAAITKEYGFEWTIIQRGNGQYTFVGVDSQKAIELVQRASRNPREVIELKTRANKRTQYFKLN encoded by the coding sequence ATGCGCACATTTTCCCATACATTCAAAAACTATTGCTTTGTAGTATTTTGTTGTCTAATTTCCTTACCAATATTTGCACAAGAACCTGTAAAAGAAGGACAATGGTACGTCATTCAAAGTTATAAAAAGCAACTAGTCTTACAGACACAACAGCCGTTTCAAAATAATGGTGTGGCTGTAATTTTAGGAAGATATAATACAAAAGATCATTCGCTGTTTAAGTTTGAAGCTGTCGGAAACGGTTATTATATCATTCGTTCCAAACAAAGTAACAAAGTCATAGACATTCGTGGCGGAAGTCAAAAAAATGGTGCTGTCGTTCAAATGTGGAATCAAGCCAATGTGGAAAATCAAAAATTCAAACTAGGTCGCGCTACAGGCGACGGATACTATTATATTACAGCAAAACACAGTAACAAATCAATTGCTGCCGCTGCAGGTTTCAACATGGGAAGCACTGTCATACAAAAGTATGGCGATGGACTTTCCAATGCAATGTTCAAATTGATTCCGTATACTCCTAAAAAGCCAAAGCCTCAACCAAAGCCAAAACCACAATCAGTTACCAAATCTATTCAGCCAAAACTAATTGCGCCTGTAACGGGACAAGTCGTTGAAAATAGAAAAGGGAATAGTATCAAATTTCAATGGGAAAAAGTGCCAAATGCGACACAATACCAACTCTTTGTAGAGCACAGTAACAAAAAAGACAAACTTCTAAACTCATATTTTAAAGAAAACTATTATAATTTAGAACTGTCAGAAGTACTTCCTGCAAAACTTGCCAAAGGTGCTTGGGGTTGGTGGGTTCGTGCAAAAATAGGGAATGAATGGACCAAATGGAGCAAACCAAATACGATTTACTTCAAACAGGCAACACCAACACGTCCAACAGTAATGTTAAATTCGCCACAACAAAATGCAACTTTAGCAAACGGAAAAGAAAATAACAGTGCAACCTATATTTGGGATTTTGACTGGGCAGATGTTCCAAAATCAGAACAATATGAAATTCTTGTTTCGCATCCCAACGATGCTGGAAAATCGTTCCGAAAAACAACGCCAGTTTCGAAATATCAATTGATACAACGAAATCACAGAAAAACGAACGAATTGATTGGTTGGACGTGGAAAGTACGCGTTTTCAGCAATGGATATTATGGAAATTGGTCTACGCCAAGAACATTTAATGTTGAACGTCCAAAAAAACAAAATACTCCGGTAAATCCTACGCCAGTCGTAACGGATGATTTGTTGACACAGAATAAAAATAACTTTTCTAAAATCTGGAAAAACAAGCATTTCGCTAAAATTTCCAACAAAGTAAGTACCAAAAATACATTGAGTGGCTACGATATGAATTCGAAAAAATTTGCCATGAACGCTACCAATACAGATTGGCGTGTTCGTTCTTTAGGAGGAAATACATACCAATTGCAAGTATATATCAATGGAAAATTTTGGTCACTTGCCGCCGCAAATGATCGCAAAGGAAATGTGCTTCTTGCCAATAATAATAGGTACGACAAATTTCAACAATGGGAAATCACACAGCAAGCGGATGGTTACTACAGAATTACAAACATTGGCATGCGACTCGAACAATACGAAATTGACGATACCTTATTTTATGATTCTAAAAACAATGACTTCTTTGTTTCCAAATGGAAAGAAGGAAAAACGGCCAATGGGCGTTGGTATTTTGATGCCAAACAACCAATAAAAAACCTAAGCGATCCGCTAGAAAACAGAACCTTTAGCATGTCGTCTGCGGTCAATGGAAAAAAAGTTTGTATAGCCTTTGTTTGGACTTCAGATGCAACTGGATATAACAAATTAGACTTTTGTAGGGACAATGAAAATTCATTCTTCAAATTCGAAAAAACAGTGCGCGGCACCTATCTCATTAAGATAAAAAAATCGGCAAACAACTATGACGAATGGAATTATTTAGCGGATGATCTCGCTCAGCATGAAATTGAACGCTACAAAAATGCCGCTATTACAAAAGAATATGGTTTTGAATGGACCATCATACAACGAGGAAATGGGCAATACACTTTTGTCGGTGTAGATTCCCAAAAAGCGATTGAACTCGTACAACGTGCTTCGAGAAATCCACGAGAAGTAATCGAATTAAAAACAAGAGCCAACAAAAGAACACAGTATTTTAAGTTGAATTAG
- a CDS encoding TetR/AcrR family transcriptional regulator produces MPRVKNFNEEETLNKAMCLFWRNGFYATSMQDLVNHLGINRASIYDTYGGKKELFDKAFAHYRATNRQQLQAFLESQESVKKGFRALFESGISEAVCDAERKGCFVINVATELVPNDTEMLNVIKENKAFMIATFEDFLKKGVDSGEILATKNIQNLASLLHTFFNGIKVVSKTDANEEALLASVDTVLTLLD; encoded by the coding sequence ATGCCAAGAGTCAAGAATTTTAATGAAGAAGAAACGCTGAACAAAGCCATGTGTTTGTTTTGGCGCAATGGTTTTTACGCAACTTCCATGCAGGATTTGGTGAATCATCTAGGCATCAATCGTGCAAGTATTTATGATACGTACGGTGGAAAAAAAGAGTTGTTCGACAAAGCGTTTGCACATTACAGAGCTACAAACCGACAGCAATTGCAAGCATTTTTAGAAAGTCAAGAAAGTGTAAAAAAAGGATTTCGTGCACTTTTTGAAAGCGGAATTTCTGAGGCCGTATGCGATGCCGAACGCAAAGGTTGTTTTGTAATTAATGTAGCAACAGAATTGGTTCCTAATGACACTGAAATGCTGAATGTCATCAAAGAGAATAAAGCTTTTATGATCGCTACTTTTGAAGATTTCCTAAAAAAAGGTGTCGATTCAGGGGAAATTTTAGCAACAAAAAACATTCAAAATTTAGCTTCACTTCTACATACTTTTTTCAACGGAATTAAAGTCGTCTCTAAAACAGATGCCAACGAAGAAGCATTATTAGCTTCGGTTGATACTGTATTGACTTTACTTGATTAA
- a CDS encoding septum formation initiator family protein translates to MKLEKFKNIYIIISAIFIVWMLFLDANSWFSTHRELNKQIELLEEQNANLQQAIAKDKQEIQEFSTLEKLKKFARENYFMKKENEEIYIIEYADSLKTSDK, encoded by the coding sequence ATGAAACTGGAAAAGTTCAAAAATATATACATCATCATTTCCGCGATTTTTATTGTGTGGATGCTATTTTTAGATGCAAATTCGTGGTTTTCAACACATCGAGAATTAAACAAGCAAATTGAACTTTTAGAAGAACAAAACGCAAACTTACAACAAGCTATTGCAAAAGATAAACAGGAAATTCAAGAATTTTCCACCTTGGAAAAACTCAAAAAATTTGCCCGCGAAAACTATTTCATGAAAAAGGAAAATGAAGAAATTTACATCATAGAATACGCCGATAGCTTAAAAACATCTGACAAATGA
- a CDS encoding methylmalonyl-CoA mutase subunit beta, with protein MSNSLFHEFDAVSAAQWKQKIQVDLKGADYNQTLVTATQEGINIKPFYHRETFGTVQAVATKTTKWKVTQRIVVTNASAANATIKNILKRGAESVVLHITNDQISIAEVLVGVAVSTVPIHIEMDFLSVAYCADIHAFAKENAASITLGVDVIGNLASKGNWFENLTSDHEAVAQILKFDGFRSVLTVNVNVYQNAGATMVQQLAYALAHVNEYLNHYGANITNTITLNVTVGTHYFFEISKLKALRQLWSVLAKEYNVHPECTIIASPSTRNKTLYDYNVNMLRTTTECMSAVLGGADFIHNLPYDSLYHHANEFGDRISRNQLRILKDESYFDKTDNPTEGSYYIENITQQLAEKALTLFKNIESNGGFLKQLKAGTIQRKIKESAAKEQTLFDEGKEILLGTNRYPNPNDRMKNDLEISPFPKKQARKVLVAPILTKRLAAKLEQERLHNE; from the coding sequence ATGAGTAATTCACTATTTCATGAATTTGATGCCGTTTCCGCAGCACAATGGAAGCAAAAAATACAAGTCGATCTCAAAGGTGCCGATTACAATCAAACCTTGGTAACGGCAACGCAGGAAGGTATCAACATCAAACCTTTCTATCATCGGGAAACGTTTGGAACAGTACAAGCTGTCGCGACGAAAACTACCAAATGGAAAGTTACACAACGCATCGTGGTGACGAATGCGAGTGCGGCAAACGCAACGATCAAAAATATTTTGAAGCGAGGTGCTGAAAGTGTGGTATTACATATCACAAACGATCAAATCTCAATTGCCGAAGTTCTTGTTGGCGTTGCCGTGTCAACAGTTCCTATTCATATAGAAATGGACTTTTTGTCGGTAGCTTATTGCGCAGATATTCACGCTTTCGCGAAAGAGAATGCTGCAAGTATTACCTTAGGTGTAGATGTAATAGGAAACTTGGCGTCCAAAGGAAATTGGTTTGAAAATCTTACTTCAGATCATGAAGCGGTAGCACAAATCCTAAAGTTTGATGGTTTCCGTAGTGTCCTCACTGTGAATGTAAATGTGTACCAAAACGCAGGCGCTACCATGGTGCAGCAACTCGCGTATGCACTCGCGCATGTCAATGAATATTTAAATCACTATGGCGCAAACATTACAAATACCATCACGCTCAACGTAACGGTTGGTACACATTATTTCTTTGAAATTTCGAAACTAAAAGCATTACGTCAATTATGGAGTGTACTTGCAAAGGAATACAATGTGCATCCTGAATGTACTATCATTGCTTCACCTTCAACGCGTAACAAAACGCTGTACGATTACAATGTAAACATGTTACGAACTACTACTGAATGTATGAGCGCCGTATTAGGTGGTGCCGATTTTATACACAATCTTCCGTATGATTCATTATATCATCACGCAAACGAATTTGGCGATCGCATCTCAAGAAACCAACTGCGGATTCTAAAAGACGAAAGTTATTTTGACAAAACCGACAATCCGACCGAAGGATCGTATTACATAGAAAACATCACACAGCAACTCGCCGAAAAAGCCTTGACACTTTTTAAAAATATAGAAAGCAATGGCGGATTCCTGAAACAACTCAAAGCAGGAACCATTCAACGGAAAATCAAAGAAAGTGCTGCGAAAGAACAAACATTATTTGACGAGGGAAAAGAAATATTGCTAGGTACAAACCGCTATCCAAACCCGAACGATCGTATGAAAAACGATTTGGAAATTTCACCATTTCCCAAAAAACAAGCACGAAAAGTATTAGTAGCACCGATTCTAACAAAACGCTTGGCAGCAAAATTAGAACAAGAACGACTCCACAATGAATAG
- the udk gene encoding uridine kinase yields MLIIGIGGGTGSGKTTVVNEIIKQLPENEVGIISQDSYYNDTSHLSYEARTKINFDHPRSIDFDLICEHLHELKKGNPIHQPVYSFVKHNRTGDTIHTLPRKVMIVEGILILTNQELRDMFDIKIFVHADSDERLIRRIKRDITQRGRDIDEVLARYQTTLKPMHEQFIEPTKEFADIIIPNNRYNTVAVDIVRTIISERLA; encoded by the coding sequence ATGCTCATTATCGGTATTGGCGGCGGAACTGGAAGCGGAAAAACAACAGTGGTCAACGAAATCATTAAACAACTTCCCGAAAATGAAGTCGGAATCATATCACAAGACTCGTATTATAACGACACTTCGCATTTAAGTTATGAAGCGCGCACAAAAATCAACTTTGATCATCCACGATCTATTGATTTTGATCTGATTTGCGAACATTTGCACGAATTGAAAAAAGGAAATCCAATTCATCAACCTGTGTATTCGTTTGTAAAACACAATCGTACAGGCGACACCATTCATACCTTGCCTAGAAAAGTGATGATTGTAGAAGGAATTTTAATCTTGACCAATCAAGAACTACGCGATATGTTTGATATTAAAATATTTGTACATGCCGATTCTGACGAGCGTCTTATCCGAAGAATAAAACGTGATATTACCCAACGTGGACGAGATATTGACGAAGTATTGGCGCGATATCAAACCACACTCAAACCCATGCACGAACAATTTATTGAGCCTACAAAGGAGTTTGCAGACATCATCATCCCAAACAATCGCTACAATACGGTAGCCGTAGACATTGTTCGTACAATTATCAGCGAACGATTAGCCTAA
- a CDS encoding RsmD family RNA methyltransferase, whose protein sequence is MRIISGKHKGRRFQAPKKLPVRPTTDLAKESLFNILNNHYYFHEISVLDLFAGTGNISYEFASRGTETITAVDGDYGCVSFIKKTAALLNLNITALKSDVFKFLDKTYLKSDIIFTDPPYAFTIEQFEKIILTVFERELLLEGGFLIVEHAKETTLDHVKNFSFSKNYGSSVFSFFELPEASSEEE, encoded by the coding sequence ATGCGAATTATTTCTGGAAAACATAAAGGAAGACGCTTCCAAGCACCAAAGAAATTACCTGTGCGACCTACCACCGACTTGGCAAAGGAATCACTCTTCAATATTTTGAACAATCACTATTATTTTCATGAAATTAGTGTGCTAGATTTATTTGCAGGAACTGGAAATATTAGCTACGAATTTGCATCGCGCGGCACCGAAACAATTACTGCGGTAGATGGCGATTATGGTTGTGTAAGTTTCATCAAGAAAACAGCAGCACTATTAAACCTCAACATTACCGCCCTAAAAAGTGATGTTTTTAAGTTTTTGGACAAAACATACCTAAAGTCCGATATTATTTTTACAGATCCACCGTACGCGTTTACGATCGAACAATTTGAAAAAATCATCCTCACTGTTTTTGAAAGAGAATTGCTTTTGGAAGGTGGTTTTTTAATTGTAGAGCATGCCAAAGAGACAACATTGGACCATGTTAAAAATTTTAGCTTTTCGAAAAACTATGGAAGTTCGGTGTTTAGCTTCTTTGAACTACCAGAAGCTTCTAGCGAGGAAGAATAG
- a CDS encoding SDR family NAD(P)-dependent oxidoreductase, protein MSSLQGKIAVVTGGNSGIGYASAAKLKAQGANVIITGRSHERVENAANELGVTGIVADVTSLEAIDNLVAEVKATHGNVDVLFVNAGIFAPAPVGQITEEMFDHQFGINFKGAVFTTEKFLPILNDGASIINLSSVNAYTGMPNTAVYAATKAALNSYTRTAATELAPRKIRVNAVNPGPVQTPIFGKTGMPEAQLNGFAQAMQERIPLKRFGQPEDVANLVAFLASDEASFITGGEYNVDGGININPLLS, encoded by the coding sequence ATGAGTTCATTACAAGGAAAAATCGCCGTTGTTACAGGAGGAAATAGCGGAATCGGATATGCATCTGCTGCAAAATTAAAAGCACAAGGTGCCAATGTGATTATTACAGGAAGATCACACGAACGAGTAGAAAACGCTGCCAACGAATTAGGCGTTACAGGAATTGTAGCCGATGTTACGTCGCTTGAGGCAATTGACAATTTGGTGGCAGAAGTAAAAGCAACACATGGAAATGTAGATGTTTTATTCGTAAATGCTGGAATTTTTGCGCCAGCACCAGTTGGTCAAATTACAGAAGAAATGTTTGACCATCAGTTTGGAATTAATTTCAAAGGTGCCGTATTTACGACAGAAAAGTTTTTGCCAATTTTGAATGATGGCGCATCTATCATCAATTTGTCTTCTGTGAATGCCTATACAGGAATGCCTAATACAGCCGTGTATGCAGCCACAAAAGCAGCATTAAATTCATATACAAGAACTGCAGCCACAGAATTAGCACCGAGAAAAATTCGCGTGAACGCTGTAAACCCTGGACCTGTACAAACACCCATTTTTGGAAAAACTGGTATGCCTGAAGCACAATTGAATGGTTTTGCACAAGCGATGCAAGAGCGAATTCCATTAAAACGATTTGGACAACCAGAAGATGTTGCCAATTTGGTTGCTTTCTTAGCTTCCGATGAAGCATCTTTCATTACAGGAGGTGAATACAATGTAGATGGTGGAATCAATATAAATCCGTTGTTGAGTTAA
- a CDS encoding ATP-dependent RecD-like DNA helicase, which produces MDATTFYKLLKSKFPHEVTFKQDVVLHKLCEFIYGDDPDALFLLKGYAGTGKTTTIGTLVTHLWHTKKKSVLLAPTGRAAKVISNYSKREAFTIHRKIYFPKKDKGGGVRFVLQPNKHRDTIFIVDEASMIPDAPSDSKLFENGSLLDDLMMYVYSGHKCKLVLIGDTAQLPPVKLDISPALDERTLELNYDKNVTLIELDEVVRQDADSGILVNATNLREQLHDQFYAEYKFQLSNFPDVVRLIDGYEIQDAISESYSDSGKEEMAIIVRSNKRANSYNQQIRSRILFNENELSAGDYLMVVKNNYFWLPPTSEAGFIANGDIIEVLEIFSIKELYGFRFAEVNIRMVDYPNQKPLETVLLLDTIHAETPALSYEDGNRLYQEVMNDYESETSKYKKFLKVKANKYFNALQVKFSYAITCHKSQGGQWRTVFIEQPYLPNGVGKEYMRWLYTAMTRAQEKLYLIGFSDDFFLSE; this is translated from the coding sequence ATGGATGCAACTACATTTTACAAACTACTTAAAAGTAAATTTCCACACGAAGTTACTTTCAAGCAAGATGTAGTATTGCACAAACTTTGTGAATTTATTTATGGAGATGATCCTGATGCGTTATTTCTCTTAAAAGGATATGCAGGAACAGGAAAAACAACGACCATTGGAACCTTGGTGACGCATTTATGGCATACCAAAAAAAAGTCAGTTTTATTAGCACCTACAGGACGTGCGGCAAAAGTTATCAGTAATTATTCCAAGCGAGAAGCATTTACCATTCATCGCAAAATATACTTCCCAAAAAAAGATAAAGGAGGTGGCGTACGCTTTGTGTTGCAGCCCAATAAACATCGTGATACTATTTTTATTGTAGATGAAGCATCTATGATTCCTGATGCGCCAAGCGATTCCAAACTGTTTGAAAATGGTTCATTGTTAGATGATTTAATGATGTATGTCTATTCGGGACATAAATGTAAATTGGTCTTAATTGGTGATACTGCGCAGTTACCGCCCGTAAAACTAGATATCAGTCCTGCGTTAGACGAACGTACATTAGAACTGAATTATGATAAAAACGTTACGCTGATCGAATTGGATGAAGTGGTGCGGCAAGATGCAGATTCTGGAATATTAGTCAACGCGACTAATTTACGGGAACAATTGCACGATCAATTTTATGCAGAATATAAATTTCAACTCTCCAACTTTCCTGATGTTGTCCGTTTAATAGATGGTTATGAAATTCAAGATGCTATCAGTGAATCGTATTCGGATAGTGGAAAAGAAGAAATGGCAATTATTGTACGTTCCAACAAAAGAGCCAATAGCTACAATCAACAAATACGCAGTCGTATCTTGTTTAACGAGAACGAATTATCTGCGGGTGATTATTTAATGGTGGTGAAAAACAATTACTTTTGGTTGCCACCAACTTCCGAAGCAGGATTTATTGCCAACGGTGACATTATTGAAGTACTGGAAATCTTTTCCATTAAAGAATTGTATGGTTTTCGCTTTGCGGAAGTGAACATTCGCATGGTCGATTATCCCAATCAGAAACCGTTGGAAACTGTATTGTTGTTAGATACCATTCATGCCGAAACACCCGCATTATCCTATGAAGACGGAAATCGTTTGTACCAAGAAGTTATGAACGATTATGAAAGTGAAACGTCTAAATACAAAAAATTTCTAAAAGTAAAAGCCAACAAATATTTCAATGCATTGCAAGTAAAATTCAGTTACGCCATCACGTGTCACAAATCGCAAGGTGGACAATGGCGCACGGTTTTTATTGAACAACCCTATTTACCAAACGGCGTTGGAAAAGAATACATGCGTTGGTTATATACAGCGATGACACGTGCCCAAGAAAAGCTATATCTCATCGGTTTTTCTGATGATTTCTTTCTTTCAGAATAA